The Juglans microcarpa x Juglans regia isolate MS1-56 chromosome 2D, Jm3101_v1.0, whole genome shotgun sequence DNA window TCCATTCCCATgaatcaaaaattttgattctTGCATAAAGCCTTCTGCAGAACCAAGCTGTAGCACAAATATATCATGTTAGAACAATGATACCTGCCTGAAGAACATCTTCCAGAAACATAAACTGCCTTTGCTGGGGAAGAAAAATGAAGccagataaatattttaggtCTTCTATTTATTGAGGTTAAAAGTATAGACCGGTTCCCTGACTGAACCACTCATTCTCGACCTCATGCTAGCACTACTGTGATACAGAGCTCCAAGTTACATAAGTATTATATGGGATTAAAAGTGGTGGCGTAATGTTCGAGTCTTCGTAGTTTCCTTATTGGATCAATAACTCTTAAGACTTGGttgtttttcaaaaacttgCATTAATTACATTGATTATGTACCTCTTCAGCAAACACATCAAAAGGCCTCTGGCCATTAGATACCATTGTCGCACAAAGGAAAATTGCTTTTGATATCTTCTGTGGAAAATGTTCCAATGCAAAAGATATGCATGCACCTCCACTGCTGTGACCAACCAGAATGACCTGCAAAATAACTACATCAATAAAGAATTTGGCAAATACAAGCCATTCAAGTGTTTCGAGATTATAAAATTAGGGCCAAATAATATCTATCTTCTTACCTTTTCATCCTCGGGAAGGCCCTGTAGATAATCAATCAATGGCTTTGAATACTCCGCCAGTGTAGCGATGCTATTTGTATCCGTCAGATCAATACCGGATCCCATAAGATCAAGGGCAGTGGTAAGCAATCCCGACTCCTCCAGCAGAGCAATGGTTTTGTACCAACACCATGCTCCAAAGCCTTCCCCGTGtattagaataaatttttttgttatcatCCTTTCCAGAAAATCCGGTGCCtgtaaaatatatgaaatgcaATAAGTTATAATCTTTTTGTTCAATGCATCACGATGAATAGACTATATATTGTTACTGTAACATGTTTGCCAATTTCAATCTGTCAACTAGAAATAGAAGCATATTAGCATTCTAAGAGGTGAATGGGGGGTTGGGAAGGGCAGTACTTGTCCCTCGAAGATCTCTACATACTTTTCCAACATTATGGTTTAGAAAATCTCAATTACTATCTTTGCTTCATGGCTTTGGCACACTTCTCATTCCTTCAGccattgataatttttaaagtGCATAAAGGTGAATGGCTAAGCACTTTACCAAGTATCATGGACCACTAACCCTATCCTAATTGCATTcgataatccaattaaaatacTGCAACTCAGTCTGTACGAGAACTCGAGCTTAAATAAAGCATGCATGGATCATAAGAAAAAGCCATTCTTCTAACATCATTTCTTCTTATGGgttaaaaataagtatattaaAGATGAAGACGTACTAAAAAATTGCAAATCATACTTTTCCAGATCCATTTTAAAGTTTTGTAAAGAATAAGAGATTAAAGAccttttcctttactttttaaaatatatacctATATTTTCTACTAGACCATTGACTACTACTGTTCCAATACATAATTAAGCCCTTTTTCACTTTAACCCGTAGCTTACAGATCTCAATCATGAAAACCCATTTCTCTATCTTTATATATACGATAATCCAAAAACTGTAATTAACACAATGATTGCGAATAAAATacacatgcaaaaaaaaaaaaaaaccagaagagCAAAAGCATTTTTCTGGGTTTCGTTCAAATTCAATCATACCGGCTTTTCATTAGAGATTGGGTCGTCAGGGAGATTGCGTCTCCTAGAGCTAGTCGACCCGATTCGCCGCGACATGGATCCTTCGAACCTCTGAGACACCTGGTGCTGATGGAGAGCCATAGATAAAGCCTGCTTGTGCAAGAACTCCTCCTCAGCCAGCAGTTTCCTTTGAGACCGTCCCATTCTCTTGCTCCTGGAGCCATTTTCTTTGACCTCCTTCTTTGTCATGCAAATAAACCGATTACCCATTACTGCAAGACTCGTTCCAGACAATACCCAGAGATCTTTCGGTCAACTTTAATCGGTAAAGTATCAGGAAACTATGACATTTCCAGCGAAAAAAGACGCATCTTCGAACATTGTATACTCACGATGAGATttgttgtgagagagagagagagagagagagagagagagagaggactggAATTGGGTGAGAGAGTGAGAAACAAATATGTTGCTGGTTttaaatgcaaaagaaaaataacagtGTGATGCTAAATTCCAACTAATTGTGAATATGCCAACAAATTGCCAACTGATTTTGAGAAACATATTTAATGTTTTTCTTGTCTTTCAAACTTCTACAGTAGAAGACTTCCAATGCTCGATCTCCCTCGATCGTACCTCTCTAACTGATGTTTTTAACTGCTGAGTTGAGGATAACTACAGTGGACTTGGAAGTTAAAACGGCGTGAAGACTAGTTTGGTGGGGGAAATTGGAGCACTGTTGGGGGACAAATGACCTTCTTCACAGGAGCTACCGTCGTTCGTTTATTCCTTGTAGCGACGATATTCTGAAGTTCTCGAGTGGACCTTACTtgccgtaaaaaaaaaaaggttttgctTAAGACAGGCTTGCCGAATATTAAGGCGACTAGTATCGACATGCAAAATCTATTGACCGATAGATAGCATTTAAAAGACATGAAGGTaactttctttttcctaatCGGTGagtgaattaaaataaaatagttataacaGAGTGTCGAATTCAGAATGGCGTTATCGAAGACATTCCCAACAGTGTTTTCATAGTAAAAATAACTCAACCAACCATATATAAGATGGTCTTAATGGATAtgtctttaataaaaataaatgacattatttcatggcttttttttttttcctggacaCTTTATATTCACATGATGGTGTTTTTAATGTCGACTGAGAGGCCAAGCGCACTTTAAGTAGATCTTTTAAAACCTTGACCAATAAATCTTTACCTAGTTGAAATCAAGCACTAACAGGTCAGCTAAAACTCTTGATCTTTTGTCTTCATATGGCAATACATGATTTCTTGAAGAATGATTCAAGTTGGTATTTTGTCTTCGTGCGACTTCCCATGATTTCTTTAAGAAAGGTGATGACTTGGACAAGGGAATTCTATGTACGTTGCgacgaaaaagaaagaaaataaaataaaataaagagagttAAATCGACCctttattcaaataaaattccCATAAAGTTTTCCTTTGAGATTGAAGTCTTTTAAAAAACCATGCATGGTATATGTACTTttaatcttatgaaaaaaacacGTAATAACTCAGTCGATTGCCCTGAAATCAGCTTTTCTTATAATGGACattatcttttcaaaaaatgaaattcaaaagaaaaatcttaagaATATATCAATGGCTACAGCTCTAGCAAATATCCTCGTTGTTTCTTGGTGCTCCTTTTGCCATTCTATTTGAGTAATATATTGGATATGTGTGACTGTGAAGGCTCATGAAATCCCAATCACGGCCACTTGTTTCTTTTCCATTGCTAACGTGCGAAGGATTTTCCATGTAGAAAGTTCCAACTACCAGACTTCATCACAACTGTCAACCGAGGATGCATGTCATGGTCACCGACTCACCATCTTATTGATAGATACAAAATATAGGATGGCCGTTCACCATCTTAAGAAAAGgaactcaattccaacctactAAAGGAGAAATTCAATgcaaggtcccgtttggatgttaagttgagttgagatgaattgaattctttataaataatagtaagttaaaaTGATGAATTGAATTTTGTGGAGCCTacctaagataagtttagatgtgtttgtatgttaagatgaatttagatgtatttatgaaaagttaaaaatagtTGTGAGTCCTGcgtgtaaaaatattttgaattgagatgagtttagtaattttaaagttagatgtttaaatattagactaaacttaaaattaaactgaatttcaactcaattcagtcaTAATTCCAAACGGGGACTGCAATACCCTTTTTTTTCCTGAGCccattcaaattaaattatgtacaGAAAGTGGTCAATGTTTGGCCTTTAACGATACCACGCACCCATACTGGTCAAGGTTTTTGTATCATGCATACGTTGAAAGTTGTCTGTATTAAGCCCACGTCTCAATAATGCAACCAACCTGAATTCAAGGGTGCTCGACCTAACTAATGAATTGATTGATATATCTGGTGCTACTATTCCAAGTTGATTAACGAACGTAATTCCAgatcatatgacaaaatatgaCAGTTCATCCAATTCTAATCGACCATTTAAccatttttctattctttttttcttcctcaaactaTGCATGCAGAGAAATATAAGAAGATTTATAGatcttttgaaaatgtttgCACATTTGCAGGAAAATACGCCAATGAAGCTATCAGGAGTGTCTCAGTCAACGGAAAGATTAATTAAGCCTGCTTAGTTAATGAAAGTATGGGTCATCACAGGCTGTATAATATCTGTATAAAAAATGGCAATGGATTTGTTTACAGGGAATAAGAAGATTCTTTCCGGAATTAATGCTGGAGCATATCATTATCCAACAGGCTAAGGATAATATGAGAAGATCTTCAGCATTCAAGCCTTGTCCAAGATCATGCCCAAAAAACCCACATCACCATTCTTTCTTCATCCAATTTTCCACAATTTGCCATGCAAGGACACCCACCTATCCATGTGACCACTGACCACAAAACCAAGAAGTTATTGTTTCAACAACTTTTAGATATGTGTGGAAGTTCCTCTCAAGTCTTACTATCTTAATGACGGTGAACCTTTGTTCATCACAAGTGTGCCACCATTCAATAGCTAAGCACACCCACCGAAATAGAAGATATAGACTGactaagagaagaaaaagaaaacaatattcAAAAGAGGTTTAAGCTGAGCAAAGGTTAAAATGGATGACTTATGAAGGAATGGTTCTAATACACATCTTTCTGCAACTACTTACGGGGAAAGATTTCAAAGGGTGATATCATCCATCATCCACAGAGTGACTGATGGGCAGCTGCCAATGGCTTGATGAAATATACATGAGGGGTTCATAAATCTTGCACTCATGCGACATGTGCACGGGGTGCTTCCCAGAGGTAATGAATGTTGTCATCTTGGGCAACTTACCTTAATTGGCCGTCTAGACAGACAAACCGCTAGCTCTCCTATACGTGATGGGTGGTGTACATGGGAAACATTTTGCAATTTTTGGGACATGGGCGGGAAAAGTTACCTTGTTGCATACCAACCAAGTCTTGATGCAAAGAGCTCCGGCTCAAGATCAACCCGTGGGAGGGTCAAAATCAGGATATTTCAATCAGCAAGGGAACTCTAGTGATCATGTTGTTGAGCCAGTGACAACCCTCATAACTTGGTTCTCTGGAATCTCAAAAGAAAGATGGTAACCTGTGACAGAATAATAGAACACAAAATTACACCTCTTGCGGGAACAGCGATGGATAAACTAAAAAACTAGTAATCATTTCTGCATATAACTGATTAAAACCCAGATAAAGTTCTGGTCAGGATAGGAGCATCACAACTCTTCCCACACAAATATCATTAAGAACTGCGAGAAACAATTAATGGCTCCCACCCAATGATCATCTCTAAATACAGTTGCAAAAGGCATGGAAGAGGCTAACTAAATAAAGCCACTTGCATATGATTGTTAGAGGTGTAGATCCTTCACATTTATATGCTCGAATTTCAAATAGTGAATGTAAGGGCCATAAATTAGGTATGAAAAATAAGTTAATCGAGCACTCAACCCTATACTTTAGCAGAACAAGACAGTCAGACATTCATAGATCACCTTTATGAATATTATCCAGCAAATTACTGGAAATAGAATCTTACAAGGCCAAATAGTAGGCAAT harbors:
- the LOC121249707 gene encoding putative methylesterase 14, chloroplastic isoform X2 yields the protein MGNRFICMTKKEVKENGSRSKRMGRSQRKLLAEEEFLHKQALSMALHQHQVSQRFEGSMSRRIGSTSSRRRNLPDDPISNEKPAPDFLERMITKKFILIHGEGFGAWCWYKTIALLEESGLLTTALDLMGSGIDLTDTNSIATLAEYSKPLIDYLQGLPEDEKVILVGHSSGGACISFALEHFPQKISKAIFLCATMVSNGQRPFDVFAEELGSAEGFMQESKFLIHGNGEDKPPTGFMFEKEQMKGLYFNQSPTKVGQREPQSPNPTLGAGAPTTGVFCTKWKRVMCVVKKQYLVLNTIFLFTYSDVVIAFPNGLARQ
- the LOC121249707 gene encoding putative methylesterase 14, chloroplastic isoform X1, which produces MGNRFICMTKKEVKENGSRSKRMGRSQRKLLAEEEFLHKQALSMALHQHQVSQRFEGSMSRRIGSTSSRRRNLPDDPISNEKPAPDFLERMITKKFILIHGEGFGAWCWYKTIALLEESGLLTTALDLMGSGIDLTDTNSIATLAEYSKPLIDYLQGLPEDEKVILVGHSSGGACISFALEHFPQKISKAIFLCATMVSNGQRPFDVFAEELGSAEGFMQESKFLIHGNGEDKPPTGFMFEKEQMKGLYFNQSPTKDVALAMVSMRPIPLGPIMEKVSLTPEKYGTGRRFYIQTLDDRALSPDVQEKLVRDNPPEGVFKIKGSDHSPFFSKPQSLHKILVEIAQIP